A window of the Streptomyces sp. NBC_00454 genome harbors these coding sequences:
- a CDS encoding LysE family translocator produces the protein MVSTDRLLAFAAMSLLLIVIPGPSVLFVIGRALSQGRRAVLTTVAGNTAGAYVLVVAVAFGVGAVVERSVLVFTALKLAGAAYLVYLGFKAFRARHSLRAEFGGEGASYGTLRSLWEGFAVGVANPKTIVFFAAVLPQFVERDRGHVTAQMLLLGLVFNAIAVVCDSTWGLVAATARGWFARSPRRLAMVGGAGGLAMIGLGVTVAATGRKD, from the coding sequence ATGGTGTCCACAGACCGGTTGCTCGCCTTCGCCGCCATGTCGCTGCTGCTCATCGTGATCCCCGGGCCCAGCGTGCTCTTCGTCATCGGACGGGCGCTGTCCCAGGGGCGGCGGGCCGTCCTGACCACGGTGGCGGGGAACACCGCCGGGGCGTACGTGCTCGTCGTCGCCGTGGCCTTCGGGGTGGGCGCGGTGGTGGAACGCTCGGTCCTCGTCTTCACCGCGCTGAAGCTCGCGGGCGCCGCCTACCTGGTCTACCTGGGCTTCAAGGCGTTCCGGGCCCGCCACTCCCTACGGGCCGAGTTCGGCGGCGAGGGGGCCTCGTACGGGACCCTGCGCTCCCTGTGGGAGGGATTCGCCGTCGGGGTGGCCAACCCCAAGACCATCGTGTTCTTCGCCGCGGTCCTCCCGCAGTTCGTCGAGCGCGACCGGGGGCACGTGACGGCGCAGATGCTCCTCCTGGGACTGGTCTTCAACGCCATCGCCGTGGTCTGCGACAGCACCTGGGGCCTGGTCGCCGCGACCGCCCGCGGCTGGTTCGCGCGCTCGCCCCGAAGACTGGCCATGGTCGGCGGAGCCGGCGGACTCGCGATGATCGGCCTCGGCGTCACGGTGGCGGCGACGGGGCGCAAGGACTGA
- a CDS encoding nitroreductase/quinone reductase family protein, whose translation MTGTTTGPTPGTTTATATATATATTTAAPTAPARPTDSPNPWVADHIRRFEETGGVPRPGIRDLLLTTRGRRSGALRRTALAYVRDGEGAGAAYVLTTSNAGAGHHPAWYLNLTADAEVTLQVGALTFPGVARRATPAETERLWPVVVAAMPSYAAYRDAAAGAAGREIPLVLVTRTPDPA comes from the coding sequence ATGACCGGGACCACGACGGGCCCGACGCCCGGAACCACGACCGCGACCGCGACCGCGACCGCGACCGCGACGACTACGGCGGCCCCGACGGCCCCCGCAAGGCCGACCGACAGCCCGAACCCCTGGGTTGCCGACCACATCCGCCGCTTCGAGGAGACCGGCGGGGTGCCGCGCCCCGGGATCCGGGACCTGCTGCTGACCACGCGGGGGCGCCGCTCCGGGGCGCTGCGCCGCACGGCGCTCGCCTACGTGCGGGACGGGGAGGGCGCGGGGGCGGCGTACGTCCTGACGACCTCGAACGCGGGGGCCGGGCACCATCCGGCCTGGTACCTGAACCTGACCGCCGACGCTGAGGTCACGCTCCAGGTCGGCGCCCTGACCTTCCCCGGGGTGGCCCGTCGCGCGACCCCGGCGGAGACGGAGCGGCTGTGGCCGGTGGTGGTGGCCGCGATGCCCTCGTACGCGGCGTACCGGGACGCGGCGGCCGGGGCGGCCGGCCGCGAGATCCCGCTGGTCCTGGTGACCCGCACGCCCGACCCCGCCTGA
- a CDS encoding APC family permease has translation MTQLDVRPEVGDTVSGGAPEGGVRGKGLGKGSVGLVGSAVIGISTVAPVYCLTSTLGSTAGEVGVQMPAVFLAGFLPMLLVAFAYRELNKAVPDCGTSFTWTVKAFGPRIGWMCGWGLVIATIIVLSNLAGVATSYFWLLAGEITSNPAISALDDNKLVHIATCLTLIAAATAISYRGMTATKGVQYTLVGLQLAVLAIFVVMAFQKAGTGTFDTGLDFSWQWMNPFAVQSMAAFTAGLSLSIFMYWGWDACLATNEETTGSAKTPGRASLIAMVVLVGSYLATGIAAQMAVGSGTVGFGLGNPETSGNVFAALAGPVMGPMLGILLFVAVLASATASLQTTFIPVARTVLAMSTYEALPPSYAKVHPRFKTPGRATVMAGVATGAFYTVMTLVSENVLTDTIFALGLMICFYYSLTAFACAWFFRGDLRKSTRDLLFKGVFPVLGGLLLASVFFKTLYDAWDPSYGSGSTIPGLGVGSVFVIGVGLLALGVVVMFVTERRSPAFFRGEILTKSTPALVVED, from the coding sequence ATGACACAGCTGGACGTTCGGCCCGAGGTCGGAGACACGGTAAGCGGCGGCGCCCCCGAGGGCGGCGTCCGCGGCAAGGGGCTCGGCAAGGGCTCCGTCGGCCTTGTGGGAAGCGCCGTCATCGGCATCTCCACCGTCGCCCCCGTCTACTGCCTGACCTCGACGCTGGGCTCCACCGCCGGCGAGGTCGGCGTCCAGATGCCGGCCGTCTTCCTGGCCGGCTTCCTGCCGATGCTGCTGGTCGCCTTCGCGTACCGCGAGCTCAACAAGGCCGTGCCGGACTGCGGCACCTCCTTCACCTGGACGGTGAAGGCCTTCGGCCCGCGGATCGGCTGGATGTGCGGCTGGGGCCTGGTGATCGCCACGATCATCGTGCTCTCCAACCTGGCCGGCGTCGCCACCTCCTACTTCTGGCTGCTGGCCGGCGAGATCACCAGCAATCCGGCGATCTCCGCCCTGGACGACAACAAGCTCGTCCACATCGCCACCTGCCTCACCCTCATCGCCGCCGCGACCGCCATCAGCTACCGCGGCATGACGGCCACCAAGGGCGTCCAGTACACGCTGGTCGGCCTCCAGCTCGCCGTCCTCGCGATCTTCGTCGTGATGGCCTTCCAGAAGGCCGGCACCGGCACCTTCGACACCGGCCTGGACTTCTCCTGGCAGTGGATGAACCCCTTCGCGGTCCAGTCCATGGCGGCCTTCACCGCCGGACTCTCGCTGTCGATCTTCATGTACTGGGGCTGGGACGCGTGCCTGGCCACCAACGAGGAGACCACCGGCTCCGCCAAGACCCCCGGCCGCGCCTCGCTCATCGCGATGGTCGTCCTGGTCGGCTCGTACCTGGCCACCGGCATCGCCGCCCAGATGGCCGTCGGCTCCGGCACGGTCGGCTTCGGCCTCGGCAACCCGGAGACCTCCGGCAACGTCTTCGCCGCCCTCGCCGGCCCCGTGATGGGCCCGATGCTCGGCATCCTGCTCTTCGTCGCCGTCCTCGCCTCGGCCACGGCCTCCCTCCAGACCACCTTCATCCCGGTGGCCCGCACGGTCCTGGCCATGTCCACCTACGAGGCCCTGCCGCCCTCGTACGCGAAGGTCCACCCGCGCTTCAAGACCCCGGGCCGCGCCACCGTCATGGCGGGCGTCGCGACCGGCGCGTTCTACACCGTGATGACCCTGGTCAGCGAGAACGTCCTGACCGACACGATCTTCGCGCTCGGCCTGATGATCTGCTTCTACTACTCGCTGACGGCCTTCGCCTGCGCCTGGTTCTTCCGCGGCGACCTGCGCAAGTCCACCCGCGACCTGCTCTTCAAGGGCGTCTTCCCCGTCCTGGGCGGCCTGCTCCTGGCCTCGGTCTTCTTCAAGACCCTCTACGACGCCTGGGACCCGTCCTACGGCTCCGGCTCCACCATCCCGGGCCTCGGCGTCGGCAGCGTCTTCGTCATCGGCGTCGGCCTCCTCGCCCTCGGCGTGGTCGTCATGTTCGTCACCGAACGCCGCAGCCCCGCCTTCTTCCGCGGCGAGATCCTCACGAAGTCCACCCCGGCCCTGGTCGTCGAGGACTGA
- a CDS encoding VOC family protein: MIDSQAHIRIARPSLDLAAAERFYVDGLGLDVQWRTTERVSGEHDLLMVGPRGGGWHFELTRDPENPVAPTPTAEDLFVVYLGQAPDEALVARLVEHGGTRTPAHNPYWDQYGVTVTDPDGYQLVLCSRTWG, from the coding sequence ATGATCGACTCACAGGCGCACATCCGGATCGCCCGTCCCTCCCTCGACCTCGCCGCCGCCGAGCGGTTCTACGTCGACGGGCTCGGCCTCGACGTGCAGTGGCGCACCACCGAGCGCGTGTCGGGCGAGCACGACCTCCTGATGGTCGGGCCCCGCGGGGGCGGGTGGCACTTCGAGCTCACCCGGGACCCCGAGAACCCCGTGGCACCCACCCCCACCGCCGAGGACCTCTTCGTCGTCTACCTCGGCCAGGCCCCCGACGAGGCCCTGGTGGCCCGGCTCGTGGAGCACGGCGGAACCCGTACGCCCGCGCACAACCCGTACTGGGACCAGTACGGGGTCACCGTCACGGACCCCGACGGCTACCAGCTCGTCCTCTGCTCGCGCACCTGGGGCTGA
- a CDS encoding aldehyde dehydrogenase family protein: protein MSASDEAQKLYIGGEWVEPAGGHYEVIDPADESVVGLAPEATRGQVEDAARAAAAAFESWSRTKPEERAAILDRAADIIQREYEPWAALAQAETGAPTGIARGMQVGVGVARFRRYAKGALEPVERGLPPQVTDAGPMGAASVLGALEIRQPVGVVTCITSYNNPWANPAGKVAPALAMGNTVVVKPAPQDPLSVFRMAEALHEAGVPAGVVNVVSGTSVEVGEAAVDSPDVDMVSFTGSTGVGQRIAEVCGRTMKRQLMELGGKGAAIVLADADLDAAVMGIGTTFSFYSGQICTAPTRVIAHRSVYEQLVEKLTGYLAFMKVGDPRERGTVVGPVISAAHRDRVESYIELGKKEGARIAFGGERPVVGTEGKGFYVAPTLLVDCTNDMRVVREEIFGPVVVVVPFDGDEDEAVALANDSDFGLLSYVWSGDAARAFRVARRLRAGGVGVNTIGRNMEAPFGGFKRSGVGRDVGSYALHAYSEMQSIVWTG from the coding sequence GTGAGCGCATCCGACGAGGCGCAGAAGCTCTACATCGGCGGCGAGTGGGTGGAGCCGGCCGGCGGGCACTACGAGGTGATCGACCCGGCCGACGAGTCCGTGGTCGGCCTGGCCCCCGAGGCCACGCGCGGCCAGGTCGAGGACGCGGCGCGCGCCGCGGCCGCCGCCTTCGAGAGCTGGTCGCGGACGAAGCCGGAGGAGCGGGCCGCGATCCTGGACCGGGCCGCCGACATCATCCAGCGTGAGTACGAGCCGTGGGCGGCCCTGGCCCAGGCCGAGACGGGCGCCCCGACCGGGATCGCCCGCGGCATGCAGGTCGGCGTCGGGGTGGCCCGCTTCCGGCGGTACGCGAAGGGCGCGCTGGAGCCGGTCGAGCGCGGGCTGCCGCCGCAGGTCACCGACGCGGGCCCGATGGGCGCGGCGAGCGTGCTGGGCGCGCTGGAGATCCGCCAGCCGGTCGGGGTCGTCACCTGCATCACCTCGTACAACAACCCGTGGGCGAACCCGGCGGGCAAGGTGGCCCCGGCGCTGGCCATGGGCAACACGGTGGTCGTCAAGCCGGCCCCGCAGGACCCGCTGTCGGTGTTCAGGATGGCCGAGGCCCTGCACGAGGCCGGCGTCCCGGCGGGCGTGGTGAACGTGGTGTCCGGCACCTCGGTGGAGGTCGGCGAGGCGGCCGTGGACTCCCCGGACGTGGACATGGTGTCCTTCACCGGCTCCACGGGCGTCGGGCAGCGCATCGCCGAGGTCTGCGGCCGGACGATGAAGCGGCAGCTGATGGAGCTCGGCGGCAAGGGCGCGGCGATCGTCCTCGCGGACGCGGACCTGGACGCGGCGGTGATGGGGATCGGCACCACCTTCTCCTTCTACTCCGGGCAGATCTGCACGGCTCCGACCCGGGTGATCGCGCACCGCTCGGTGTACGAGCAGCTGGTGGAGAAGCTGACGGGCTACCTGGCCTTCATGAAGGTCGGCGACCCCCGGGAGCGGGGCACGGTGGTCGGCCCGGTGATCTCGGCGGCGCACCGGGACCGCGTGGAGTCGTACATCGAGCTGGGGAAGAAGGAGGGCGCGCGGATCGCCTTCGGCGGGGAGCGCCCGGTGGTCGGTACGGAGGGGAAGGGCTTCTACGTGGCCCCCACCCTCCTCGTCGACTGCACCAACGACATGCGCGTGGTCCGGGAGGAGATCTTCGGCCCGGTCGTGGTGGTGGTCCCCTTCGACGGGGATGAGGACGAGGCGGTGGCGCTGGCCAACGACAGCGACTTCGGTCTGCTGAGCTACGTGTGGTCCGGGGACGCGGCGCGCGCCTTCCGGGTGGCGCGGCGGCTGCGGGCCGGCGGGGTCGGTGTGAACACCATCGGGCGCAACATGGAGGCGCCGTTCGGCGGCTTCAAGCGGTCGGGGGTGGGGCGGGACGTGGGCTCGTACGCGCTGCACGCCTACAGCGAGATGCAATCCATCGTCTGGACGGGCTGA
- a CDS encoding helix-turn-helix domain-containing protein, giving the protein MARTSVLAKATTVESSPEIQDALAKAGRMVPGEVDVILRAADGSESVLPQELVRILAASASELAIGHAVTVLAAETNLTPAETAELLGLSRPFVARLLDSGDIPSSHLPDSSHRIVRLADILAFQARRARRQEGRRRIAEAAEDAGLPY; this is encoded by the coding sequence ATGGCGCGTACAAGCGTGCTCGCGAAGGCGACCACCGTGGAGTCGAGCCCTGAGATCCAGGACGCCCTCGCGAAGGCGGGCCGAATGGTGCCCGGCGAGGTCGACGTCATACTGCGGGCGGCCGACGGCAGTGAAAGCGTGCTGCCACAGGAGCTGGTCCGGATCCTCGCGGCTTCTGCGAGCGAACTGGCGATCGGACACGCCGTCACCGTCCTGGCCGCGGAGACGAACCTGACACCCGCCGAGACCGCCGAGTTGCTCGGGCTGTCCCGGCCGTTCGTGGCCCGCCTGCTGGACTCGGGCGACATCCCGTCGAGCCACCTGCCGGACAGCAGTCACCGCATCGTGCGGCTCGCAGACATCCTTGCCTTTCAGGCGCGCAGAGCGCGCCGGCAAGAGGGTCGTCGTCGTATCGCCGAGGCCGCGGAAGACGCCGGGCTGCCGTACTGA
- a CDS encoding sigma-70 family RNA polymerase sigma factor produces the protein MDDQDLLAARFEEHRSHLRAVAYRMLGSLGEAEDAVQEGWLRLSRTDVSDVENLGGWLTTVVARVCLNGLRSRETRREDPLDIRMPDPVIGREDAIDPEQEVLLADSVGLALLVVLESLAPAERLAFVLHDMFAVPFDEIAPMIDKTPVATRQLASRARRRVQGQAPAPDPDLGRQREAVNAFFAATREGDFGALVAILHPDVVLRADGRLGRTRQTVVLNGAESVASQAAGYRSLAPFVVPALINGAAGVVVVAKGKLMSVMAFTVVGGLVVAIDVITDPDRLVGYDVSGVVGG, from the coding sequence GTGGACGACCAAGATCTTCTGGCTGCCCGGTTCGAGGAGCACCGGTCACACCTGCGGGCAGTCGCCTACCGGATGCTCGGCTCGCTCGGCGAGGCCGAGGACGCGGTCCAGGAGGGCTGGCTGCGCCTGAGCCGTACCGACGTCAGTGACGTGGAGAACCTCGGCGGCTGGCTGACGACCGTCGTGGCCCGGGTGTGCCTGAACGGGCTGCGCTCGCGCGAGACGCGGCGCGAGGACCCCCTCGACATCCGGATGCCCGACCCGGTCATCGGGCGCGAGGACGCGATCGACCCCGAGCAGGAGGTCCTGCTGGCCGACTCCGTCGGCCTGGCGCTCCTCGTCGTACTCGAATCCCTGGCACCGGCGGAACGCCTCGCGTTCGTCCTGCACGACATGTTCGCCGTGCCCTTCGACGAGATCGCTCCGATGATCGACAAGACCCCCGTGGCGACCCGCCAGCTCGCCAGCCGGGCCCGCCGCAGGGTCCAGGGCCAGGCCCCGGCCCCGGACCCCGACCTCGGCCGCCAGCGGGAGGCCGTCAACGCCTTCTTCGCGGCCACGCGCGAGGGCGACTTCGGCGCCCTGGTCGCCATCCTCCACCCGGACGTCGTCCTGCGCGCCGACGGCCGCCTCGGCCGAACCCGCCAGACGGTCGTCCTCAACGGCGCCGAATCCGTGGCCTCCCAGGCCGCCGGCTACCGCAGCCTGGCCCCGTTCGTGGTCCCCGCGCTCATCAACGGCGCGGCGGGTGTGGTGGTGGTCGCCAAGGGCAAGCTGATGTCGGTCATGGCATTCACGGTTGTGGGTGGGCTCGTGGTGGCCATCGACGTCATCACCGATCCGGATCGGCTGGTGGGGTACGACGTGTCGGGGGTGGTGGGGGGCTGA
- a CDS encoding DUF4239 domain-containing protein, with the protein MILWMLNHLSTFLLGVVLVGGFVTLAILGSLAARRRFPHLAGGEHNEMVGVALGMFGAIYGIILAFVVVTLWTQLENTQTIVATEATDLALVVRSADAFPPADRARLDRAVGDYVHAVVDIQWPLMREGRPSYEATAEQTRALYTALQSFEPAGPRSETFYGEAAGRLNDVAAQRRARVTMAESSLPMLLQVLVYGGALVILPLTFLFGLRSLKMQLLFVSAVAGLIGFSLLLVMAMDRPFAGDLAVSPAPYKEAALAQFWG; encoded by the coding sequence ATGATCCTCTGGATGCTCAATCACCTCAGCACTTTTCTGCTCGGCGTCGTCCTCGTCGGCGGCTTCGTCACCCTCGCGATCCTCGGCAGCCTGGCCGCCCGCCGCCGCTTCCCGCACCTGGCGGGCGGCGAGCACAACGAGATGGTCGGAGTCGCCCTCGGCATGTTCGGCGCGATCTACGGCATCATCCTGGCCTTCGTCGTCGTCACCCTGTGGACCCAACTGGAGAACACCCAGACCATCGTCGCCACCGAGGCCACCGACCTGGCCCTGGTCGTCCGCAGCGCCGACGCCTTCCCGCCGGCCGACCGCGCCCGCCTGGACCGTGCGGTGGGCGACTACGTCCACGCCGTCGTCGACATCCAGTGGCCCCTCATGCGCGAGGGCCGGCCCAGCTACGAGGCCACCGCCGAGCAGACGCGCGCCCTGTACACGGCCCTCCAGTCCTTCGAGCCCGCCGGCCCCCGCAGCGAGACCTTCTACGGGGAGGCCGCCGGCCGGCTCAACGACGTCGCGGCGCAGCGCCGGGCACGGGTGACGATGGCGGAGTCCTCGCTGCCGATGCTGCTCCAAGTGCTCGTCTACGGCGGCGCGTTGGTGATCCTCCCGCTCACCTTCCTCTTCGGCCTGCGGAGCCTGAAGATGCAACTGCTGTTCGTCTCGGCGGTGGCCGGACTGATCGGCTTCAGCCTGCTGCTGGTGATGGCGATGGACCGCCCCTTCGCGGGGGACCTGGCCGTGAGTCCGGCCCCGTACAAGGAGGCGGCCCTGGCGCAGTTCTGGGGCTAG
- a CDS encoding NAD(P)-dependent oxidoreductase, protein MTNQGNYQAEGTIRLIVFGARGRVGRAVVAEARARGHEVTEAGRADGDVTSAADVARLAAGHDAAVAAVYDMGAVPGEFFPAAARALAAGLPRAGVRRLVSVGLASVLPTASGALLMDTPGYPQEWQEFYVGHGAGTETLRAAAPRELDWAVLSPAGDFAAEGPTGGYAFASADAGSRITHADFARSVLDEALAPTVHAAHAGVRAA, encoded by the coding sequence ATGACGAACCAGGGGAACTATCAGGCAGAAGGCACCATCAGGCTCATCGTCTTCGGGGCCCGCGGCCGCGTCGGCCGGGCCGTCGTCGCCGAGGCGCGGGCGCGGGGCCACGAGGTCACCGAGGCGGGTCGGGCCGACGGGGACGTCACCTCGGCCGCGGACGTGGCGCGGCTCGCCGCCGGGCACGACGCGGCGGTGGCCGCGGTGTACGACATGGGGGCCGTCCCGGGCGAGTTCTTCCCGGCGGCCGCCCGCGCCCTCGCGGCGGGCCTGCCGAGGGCCGGGGTACGGCGCCTCGTGTCCGTCGGGCTGGCTTCCGTACTGCCCACGGCCTCCGGGGCGCTGCTGATGGACACCCCGGGGTACCCGCAGGAGTGGCAGGAGTTCTACGTCGGCCACGGCGCCGGGACCGAGACCCTGCGGGCGGCCGCGCCGCGGGAACTGGACTGGGCGGTACTGAGCCCGGCCGGCGACTTCGCGGCCGAGGGGCCCACCGGCGGCTACGCCTTCGCGTCCGCCGACGCGGGCAGCCGGATCACGCACGCGGACTTCGCGCGGTCGGTGCTGGACGAGGCGCTGGCGCCGACCGTGCACGCGGCGCACGCGGGGGTGCGGGCGGCATGA
- a CDS encoding winged helix-turn-helix transcriptional regulator, translating into MTQNPPPLPPSPPPLDPEMFDPVCPSPLVPFRIGDKWASLILRCLQDGPRRFSELKAVLREITAKSLTQSLRGLERDGFVARTEYETPARRVEYALTPLGRGLLGPLDAACEWTREHWDELLDAQEAGAAAAAGEGSR; encoded by the coding sequence ATGACGCAGAACCCGCCGCCGCTCCCGCCGAGCCCCCCGCCCCTGGACCCGGAGATGTTCGACCCCGTCTGCCCCTCGCCCCTGGTCCCGTTCCGCATCGGCGACAAGTGGGCCAGCCTGATCCTGCGTTGCCTCCAGGACGGCCCGCGCCGCTTCTCGGAGCTCAAGGCCGTGCTGCGCGAGATCACCGCCAAGTCCCTGACACAGTCGTTGCGCGGGCTGGAGCGGGACGGGTTCGTGGCGCGCACGGAGTACGAGACCCCGGCGCGGCGCGTCGAGTACGCGCTCACCCCGCTCGGGCGGGGGCTGCTGGGCCCGCTGGACGCGGCGTGCGAGTGGACGCGGGAGCACTGGGACGAACTGCTGGACGCACAGGAGGCGGGGGCGGCCGCGGCGGCGGGCGAGGGCTCGCGCTGA
- a CDS encoding peptidase inhibitor family I36 protein, with product MKLRSAVTAGLAGLVLALAVPGSAFAATGDFSYAFTDDKGASLTVTLHHPGSDECINLPYVGSEWVTAGHSPHNETDEWVTVYEGADCQGPDWRLRPHGKQATDQLKVRSVHFHSQN from the coding sequence ATGAAGCTTCGCAGTGCCGTCACCGCGGGCCTGGCCGGACTGGTCCTCGCCCTGGCCGTCCCCGGCTCCGCCTTCGCCGCGACCGGCGATTTCAGCTACGCCTTCACCGACGACAAGGGCGCATCGCTGACGGTCACCCTGCACCACCCGGGCAGCGACGAGTGCATCAACCTGCCCTACGTCGGCAGCGAGTGGGTCACGGCCGGGCACTCGCCCCACAACGAGACCGACGAGTGGGTGACCGTCTACGAGGGCGCCGACTGCCAGGGCCCCGACTGGCGGCTGCGCCCCCACGGCAAGCAGGCCACGGACCAGCTCAAGGTCCGCTCGGTGCACTTCCACAGCCAGAACTGA
- a CDS encoding SDR family oxidoreductase, translating to MTAPILVTGGTGTLGSQVVPLLRRAGQQVRVLTRHAREPEPGIEYVACDLREEAGIGSALEGVEVVLHLAGGAKGDDVATRNLARAAARAGVRHLVYISVVAADRLPIGYFRAKYGAELAVAESGVPWTTLRAAQFHEFVLTAVSTMAKLPVVPVPGGLRFQPVDSREVAARLVELALGAPQGRVPDLVGPKVYALGDLSREHLRAAGKRRPRLPVRIPGKAGRAYRAADNLTLEGALVGERTWEGFLAERATGS from the coding sequence ATGACCGCACCGATCCTCGTCACCGGCGGCACCGGCACCCTCGGCAGCCAGGTCGTCCCCCTCCTGCGCCGGGCCGGCCAGCAGGTGCGGGTGCTCACCCGCCACGCCCGTGAGCCCGAGCCGGGCATCGAGTACGTGGCGTGCGACCTGCGCGAAGAGGCCGGGATCGGCTCCGCCCTGGAGGGGGTGGAGGTGGTGCTTCACCTCGCGGGCGGGGCGAAGGGGGACGATGTCGCCACCCGGAACCTGGCGCGGGCCGCCGCGCGGGCGGGTGTGCGCCACCTCGTGTACATCTCGGTCGTCGCGGCGGACAGGCTGCCCATCGGCTACTTCAGGGCCAAGTACGGCGCCGAGCTGGCGGTGGCCGAGTCGGGGGTGCCGTGGACGACGCTGCGCGCCGCCCAGTTCCACGAGTTCGTCCTGACCGCCGTGTCGACGATGGCGAAGCTGCCCGTCGTGCCCGTGCCGGGCGGTCTGCGGTTCCAGCCCGTCGACTCCCGTGAGGTGGCGGCGCGCCTCGTCGAGCTGGCCCTCGGCGCGCCGCAGGGCCGCGTACCCGACCTCGTCGGCCCCAAGGTCTACGCGCTGGGCGACCTGAGCCGCGAACACCTCAGGGCCGCAGGCAAGCGCCGCCCCAGGCTCCCCGTGCGCATCCCGGGCAAGGCCGGCCGCGCCTACCGTGCCGCCGACAACCTCACCCTCGAGGGGGCCCTGGTCGGCGAGCGGACCTGGGAGGGGTTCCTCGCGGAGCGGGCCACCGGATCCTGA